A section of the Gloeobacter violaceus PCC 7421 genome encodes:
- a CDS encoding helix-turn-helix domain-containing protein has product MAILDGLGYRRERQQPAAALGEKILLTLGEAQALTGLSRDHLKRAIAAGELRAGKLGRAWRIKRSRLEHRSRTSS; this is encoded by the coding sequence ATGGCGATCCTCGATGGACTGGGATACCGGCGCGAGCGGCAGCAGCCGGCCGCCGCGCTCGGCGAGAAAATTCTGCTCACCCTCGGCGAGGCCCAGGCGCTCACCGGTCTGAGCCGCGATCACCTAAAGCGAGCCATCGCCGCCGGGGAGCTACGCGCTGGAAAGCTCGGCCGGGCTTGGCGCATCAAGCGCTCGCGCCTAGAGCATCGGTCCAGAACCAGCAGTTGA